In a genomic window of Alteromonas gilva:
- a CDS encoding helix-turn-helix transcriptional regulator, which translates to MEMQLDVQKLKKLRESKAWSQSHLADVSGISLRTIQRIEKSGIASQESAQSICSAYDILVTDIIVNEDMKVNIEPTFLSAARYKVEHMNIKATILSFFIAFIIAYFWSI; encoded by the coding sequence ATGGAAATGCAATTAGACGTACAGAAATTAAAGAAATTAAGAGAATCCAAAGCATGGAGTCAGTCTCATCTTGCTGATGTTTCGGGAATTAGTTTAAGGACTATTCAGCGTATTGAAAAATCAGGAATCGCATCACAAGAATCGGCCCAGTCGATTTGTTCAGCATACGACATCTTAGTTACTGATATTATTGTTAATGAAGATATGAAGGTTAATATAGAACCTACTTTCTTAAGTGCTGCCAGATATAAAGTTGAACACATGAATATAAAGGCAACTATACTGTCTTTTTTTATAGCATTCATAATTGCTTATTTCTGGTCAATTTAA
- a CDS encoding alpha/beta hydrolase, translating to MRNLVFLTFLFVSSLAFANDSLKIPRSTVIELTEPSTNRVYPLFIKLPRSYESNKDKKYPVIYLMDAWYSFQIASGATRFPMNSGAMEEAIIVGVSYSNGSKGPSSRVRDYTPVKAASWKLETGNADEHATFIRETVFPYIETTYRAKPSERTFVGNSLGGLFGAYILFEHPDMFDSYILGSPSVWFDNNHILNSKVTKSELPIKVYLSVGSLEQPEFGEKEDMVAGAKLLANKITTQTGEQTLLEFRVVEGAKHATAFPTTLIQGLDWIYSKQ from the coding sequence TTGAGAAATCTTGTATTTTTAACGTTTTTATTTGTTAGCTCTCTGGCGTTCGCTAATGACAGCCTGAAGATACCTAGAAGCACAGTTATCGAATTGACTGAGCCTTCAACGAATAGGGTTTACCCACTGTTTATAAAATTGCCTCGCTCATACGAATCAAATAAGGATAAAAAATATCCAGTGATTTACCTAATGGACGCATGGTATAGCTTCCAAATTGCATCAGGTGCAACGCGGTTTCCCATGAACAGTGGCGCAATGGAAGAAGCAATAATTGTTGGGGTGTCTTATTCAAACGGTTCAAAAGGACCATCAAGCCGAGTAAGAGATTATACACCGGTCAAAGCAGCTAGCTGGAAGCTGGAAACGGGCAATGCAGATGAGCATGCTACATTTATTCGTGAAACTGTCTTTCCCTACATCGAGACTACCTATAGAGCAAAACCATCGGAGCGCACTTTTGTGGGTAACTCACTGGGCGGTTTATTTGGCGCTTACATCCTGTTCGAGCATCCAGACATGTTCGACAGTTATATATTAGGTAGCCCCTCCGTTTGGTTTGATAACAATCACATATTGAATTCAAAGGTTACGAAGTCTGAATTGCCAATTAAAGTTTATTTATCCGTCGGTAGTTTAGAGCAACCAGAGTTTGGAGAGAAAGAAGATATGGTTGCTGGCGCTAAGCTGCTTGCCAATAAGATCACAACGCAGACCGGTGAGCAAACTCTTCTTGAGTTTCGTGTCGTTGAAGGAGCTAAGCATGCGACAGCTTTCCCTACAACTTTAATTCAAGGATTGGACTGGATTTATAGCAAGCAATGA
- a CDS encoding YcxB family protein, which produces MYSITVHYKLTEYCSLLLKVCEAEVGSKTANKWYFKLLAYPIWGAIYLFKLFKEGKCQFVFSKVGVARKSNSGISKLQWSEVAKVVNMEHFYLLVGNENGVAPVPKRCLSSNQQALLETWAMAKLTSEL; this is translated from the coding sequence ATGTATTCGATAACAGTTCACTACAAATTAACCGAATATTGTTCTTTGCTGCTTAAAGTATGCGAAGCTGAAGTCGGCAGCAAAACTGCCAATAAGTGGTATTTTAAATTACTGGCATATCCAATTTGGGGGGCTATTTATCTGTTTAAGCTATTTAAAGAGGGTAAATGCCAATTTGTATTTTCTAAGGTGGGTGTTGCTCGAAAGTCAAACTCAGGCATTAGCAAACTCCAATGGAGCGAAGTTGCAAAAGTGGTGAATATGGAGCATTTCTACTTGCTTGTTGGAAATGAAAATGGAGTGGCGCCAGTCCCAAAACGATGTCTGTCATCTAACCAACAAGCACTCTTGGAAACTTGGGCAATGGCGAAATTGACGAGTGAACTCTAA